A genomic stretch from Terriglobus sp. RCC_193 includes:
- a CDS encoding cytochrome P450 → MTPSSTLIPAVSRMRSLADSRAMASNPVQVLSQYSEEFGDTFRFYLGGIKEAIVTIDPAVIEHVLKTNAGNYRKSEIQVKRMGHFLGKGLLTTEGEAWKTQRRLIQKGFDRKQLDALSIIMQDSLAESLTDFDKQIRSGPVDIYPQLMKITFAMVARSLFGARLKDEDIELVSETICAVQEFIVKQTLQPYLNPWFEVSGELSKHEEMRKRADAVLMAYIKKRRNEPPALDLLQTLMDARYADGEGMSDELVLSESMQLLVAGHETSSNGLSWLLYLLSSRPECLEKMRQEFDEVLGDAPLSHADVPKFTYATQVIQEGLRLYPPFWMVDREAIADDRVGDTVIPAGSMVIVHVYGAHHAQKHWPNPETFDTDRFIKGSEKLRAPFTYLPFGGGPRGCIGNHYAMLQILMILSDLLRKYDFEVEPGQTIEAQPMVILRPKHGIRMTFTNAVSRVAEVV, encoded by the coding sequence ATGACCCCGTCGTCCACGCTCATTCCTGCTGTGTCCCGCATGCGTTCCCTCGCGGACTCGCGCGCCATGGCCAGCAATCCTGTGCAGGTTCTTTCGCAGTACAGCGAAGAGTTCGGTGATACCTTCCGCTTTTATCTTGGCGGCATCAAGGAAGCGATTGTAACCATCGATCCCGCAGTGATCGAGCACGTGCTGAAGACCAACGCCGGAAACTACCGCAAATCTGAGATTCAGGTGAAGCGGATGGGGCACTTTCTGGGCAAGGGCCTGCTCACGACCGAAGGCGAAGCCTGGAAGACACAGCGACGCCTGATCCAGAAGGGCTTCGACCGCAAGCAGCTCGATGCGTTGTCCATCATCATGCAGGACTCCCTCGCTGAGTCGCTGACAGACTTCGACAAGCAGATCCGCAGCGGCCCGGTCGATATCTATCCGCAGCTCATGAAGATCACGTTTGCAATGGTTGCCCGATCACTCTTTGGGGCACGACTCAAGGACGAAGATATTGAGCTGGTCAGCGAAACCATTTGCGCTGTTCAGGAATTCATCGTGAAGCAGACACTTCAGCCGTATCTGAACCCATGGTTCGAGGTGTCGGGTGAACTCAGCAAACATGAAGAGATGCGTAAACGTGCGGATGCGGTCCTGATGGCGTACATCAAGAAGCGTCGCAACGAGCCACCCGCGCTGGACCTGCTGCAGACCTTGATGGACGCACGGTACGCCGATGGGGAGGGCATGAGCGACGAACTCGTCCTCAGCGAGAGTATGCAGTTGCTGGTGGCGGGGCATGAGACATCGTCCAATGGGCTCTCGTGGCTGCTGTACCTTCTGAGTTCACGACCCGAGTGCCTGGAGAAGATGCGTCAGGAGTTTGATGAGGTATTGGGCGACGCTCCACTCAGTCACGCCGATGTTCCGAAATTCACCTACGCAACGCAGGTCATTCAGGAGGGGCTCCGCCTCTACCCGCCGTTCTGGATGGTCGATCGGGAAGCCATTGCGGACGACCGCGTGGGCGACACCGTCATACCGGCGGGTTCTATGGTTATCGTGCATGTATACGGTGCGCACCATGCCCAGAAGCATTGGCCCAACCCGGAGACATTCGATACGGACAGGTTCATCAAGGGCAGCGAAAAGCTTCGCGCGCCATTCACCTATCTCCCCTTCGGAGGCGGCCCCCGAGGCTGTATCGGCAACCACTATGCAATGTTGCAGATACTCATGATCCTGAGCGACCTGCTTCGAAAGTACGACTTCGAAGTCGAACCCGGTCAGACCATCGAAGCGCAACCGATGGTGATCCTGAGACCAAAGCATGGAATACGCATGACCTTCACCAACGCGGTGTCACGCGTTGCAGAGGTTGTGTAG
- a CDS encoding fatty acid desaturase, translating to MFAVQTTFAEDAVDLVPPETSAIPVAEPAGVSTFPKVLRWRLERFFADADLSPKADPTMWGKIAVGMAVLAGSWIALYTLHPAAWAFVALYLLGGLAQTFLLLNIAHDSNHNAISSRPVINKSLNYVFDLCGISSYMWRILHHRGHHSCINLHGEDDAIEGRGLFRFTPHDPRTPLHRFQHIYALFLYALFSLEYVFVRDFQSFFLPGHDYLTRTKHPVREYVILFAGKAFYLTYMLVLPIVVMRESPWLVLTAFFLVHLVVGISVVLVFQTTHVIEDTYFPLHRSEFENGVYHVFATTADYATENPVVGWLVGGLNHHVVHHLCPYVCHTHYAPLTRIVKQTAEEFGVPYRQHATMTRAIWHHLLLLRQLGNEN from the coding sequence GTGTTTGCAGTGCAAACTACGTTTGCAGAGGACGCGGTCGATCTTGTACCGCCCGAAACCTCCGCAATACCAGTGGCCGAACCGGCGGGCGTGTCTACTTTTCCCAAGGTTTTGCGTTGGCGTCTGGAACGTTTCTTCGCGGATGCGGACCTTTCGCCCAAGGCCGATCCCACCATGTGGGGCAAGATCGCCGTGGGTATGGCGGTGTTGGCGGGCAGCTGGATCGCGCTGTATACGCTCCATCCTGCTGCCTGGGCATTCGTGGCTCTGTATCTTCTGGGCGGCCTTGCCCAGACATTTCTTTTGTTGAACATAGCGCACGACAGCAACCACAACGCCATCTCGTCGCGACCGGTGATCAATAAGAGCCTGAACTATGTCTTCGACCTCTGCGGGATCAGCTCCTACATGTGGCGTATTCTGCATCACAGGGGACACCACTCCTGCATCAATCTGCATGGGGAAGATGATGCGATTGAGGGCCGGGGCCTGTTTCGCTTTACTCCTCATGATCCGCGTACGCCGTTGCATCGCTTCCAGCACATCTACGCGCTCTTTCTTTACGCGCTGTTCTCGCTGGAATATGTGTTCGTCCGCGACTTCCAGAGCTTTTTCTTACCCGGCCACGACTACCTGACGCGGACGAAACACCCTGTGCGGGAATATGTCATCCTCTTCGCAGGTAAGGCCTTCTATCTCACCTACATGCTCGTACTGCCAATTGTGGTGATGAGGGAATCGCCGTGGCTGGTTCTTACGGCGTTCTTCCTTGTCCACCTGGTCGTTGGCATCAGTGTTGTGCTCGTCTTTCAAACAACTCACGTGATTGAGGATACGTACTTTCCCTTACATCGCAGTGAATTTGAAAACGGTGTTTACCATGTCTTTGCCACTACGGCCGACTATGCGACGGAGAACCCCGTTGTCGGCTGGCTTGTGGGTGGTCTGAATCATCACGTTGTGCATCACCTGTGCCCGTACGTATGCCACACCCACTATGCTCCGCTCACCCGGATCGTGAAACAGACAGCCGAGGAGTTCGGTGTGCCGTATCGGCAACACGCCACGATGACCAGGGCGATCTGGCACCATCTGCTGCTGTTGAGGCAGTTGGGGAACGAAAACTGA
- a CDS encoding MMPL family transporter, producing the protein MRRFLVAGVVLVAALALLPFSFHAERSLETATRVEGSQAEAVRDQLANRFHSPFVDQVVLVVEGVPSADSDEGTEALGTIVASLKAQNGVSGVVSYLDLRDPVFLGRGGGTYVLIGLASSDVPVESLVPGLHQVATSLQNQLKSRYPAVKLELTGEIPLNFDIRKASADDVRRGESLVIPATLALLLLAFGSLVAALIPLAVGELAIATTLAITGFLAHRWHLSILVQNLATMLGLGLGIDYGLLMVSRFREAISSGLDAAEAADVAARQAGHTLLVSASTVGIGFLALLTVPISEVRSIGIAGFIVAGLSVLLTNTLVPAILTLLGRRINMGCLPFAPKLDARRAECTGTRWRKWGKFIVAHPWSALVVAGVPLLFLALQVRHLDTSVPPGDWLPEAAESVHALHALERMDRGGIVESLRIVVELPKDSIAQSDAGWQAIDTISKRLASDPRSDRVISITTIAEGNRSSLPQLSRETRRTLLSGDGQAALIQVLPKGSVTLRDQVDWVRQLRKIGAPTLTGVPGATLLIGGIPALNADYETIIRDHFPSVMGLVIGGTLLALLCGFRSIFVAVKAIALNLFSVAASFGALVLVFQDGYGSRFLGVPEGTGSIFPLVPIVTFAIVFGLSMDYEVFLVARVLEARRSGMSEVDAIPEGMARTAGLITSAAAIMIVVFAAFTFGSFLVVKMIGFTLAVAVLIDATIIRIIIGPALLRLAGNWNWWPGGLDKKKV; encoded by the coding sequence GTGCGCCGATTTCTGGTGGCTGGGGTAGTCCTCGTAGCAGCTCTCGCACTGCTTCCCTTTTCCTTTCACGCAGAGCGATCGCTTGAGACCGCAACGCGCGTGGAAGGCAGCCAGGCGGAAGCCGTCCGCGATCAACTGGCGAATCGGTTCCACTCGCCCTTTGTCGACCAGGTTGTCCTCGTCGTTGAAGGCGTTCCGTCCGCGGATTCCGATGAAGGTACCGAGGCGCTAGGGACGATCGTCGCCAGCCTGAAGGCTCAGAACGGTGTCTCCGGCGTCGTCTCCTACCTCGATCTTCGCGACCCGGTATTTCTGGGCCGAGGTGGCGGAACCTATGTGCTTATTGGGCTCGCGTCAAGCGACGTTCCCGTCGAGTCACTCGTTCCGGGGCTGCACCAGGTGGCAACCTCACTTCAAAACCAGCTCAAGAGCCGCTATCCCGCAGTGAAGCTTGAGCTGACCGGCGAAATCCCGCTCAACTTCGATATCCGCAAGGCCAGCGCAGATGATGTACGCCGCGGCGAAAGCCTCGTCATCCCCGCGACGCTCGCGCTGCTGCTGCTGGCCTTTGGAAGCCTTGTGGCTGCCCTCATCCCATTGGCCGTCGGCGAGCTTGCCATTGCAACCACATTGGCTATTACAGGCTTTCTGGCCCACCGTTGGCACCTGTCCATCCTGGTCCAGAATCTGGCCACGATGCTGGGGCTGGGCCTTGGTATTGACTACGGTCTGCTCATGGTCAGCCGTTTTCGCGAAGCAATTTCTTCGGGGCTGGATGCGGCAGAAGCGGCAGACGTTGCGGCACGTCAGGCAGGTCACACGCTTCTGGTCTCAGCGTCCACGGTCGGTATTGGTTTCCTGGCCCTGCTCACGGTGCCTATCAGCGAGGTCCGCTCCATTGGCATCGCAGGGTTTATCGTCGCCGGATTGAGCGTGCTGCTTACCAATACCCTGGTGCCCGCAATTCTGACACTACTCGGCCGTCGTATCAACATGGGTTGCCTGCCCTTCGCTCCAAAGCTCGACGCACGTCGCGCTGAATGCACAGGCACTCGCTGGCGGAAGTGGGGCAAGTTCATCGTCGCGCACCCGTGGAGCGCTCTCGTGGTGGCGGGCGTTCCCTTGCTCTTCCTCGCGTTGCAGGTACGCCATCTTGACACCAGCGTTCCCCCCGGCGACTGGCTGCCGGAAGCAGCGGAATCCGTCCACGCTCTCCACGCCCTCGAACGCATGGATCGGGGCGGCATCGTCGAGTCGCTGCGCATCGTCGTCGAACTGCCAAAGGATTCCATCGCCCAATCCGACGCAGGCTGGCAAGCGATCGATACCATCAGCAAGCGCCTCGCCAGCGATCCTCGCAGCGACCGTGTCATCTCCATCACAACCATCGCAGAAGGCAACCGGTCTTCCCTGCCACAACTGTCGCGGGAGACACGCCGCACGCTCCTGAGTGGTGACGGGCAAGCTGCGTTGATTCAGGTATTGCCCAAGGGTTCTGTCACTCTGCGTGATCAGGTGGATTGGGTGCGTCAGCTTCGAAAGATCGGCGCACCAACCCTCACTGGGGTTCCCGGAGCAACGCTCCTCATCGGCGGCATTCCCGCTCTCAACGCCGATTACGAAACAATCATTCGCGACCACTTTCCATCGGTCATGGGGCTGGTCATCGGCGGCACGCTGCTGGCACTGCTCTGCGGTTTCCGATCGATCTTTGTCGCTGTAAAGGCAATCGCGCTGAACCTGTTCTCCGTCGCCGCTTCCTTCGGGGCGCTGGTCCTTGTTTTTCAGGACGGCTATGGCAGCAGGTTTCTGGGTGTGCCAGAAGGAACAGGCAGCATCTTCCCGCTTGTGCCAATCGTCACTTTTGCAATCGTCTTTGGGTTGAGCATGGACTATGAAGTCTTCCTCGTTGCCCGTGTGCTCGAAGCCAGGCGAAGCGGCATGAGTGAAGTCGACGCAATCCCCGAAGGCATGGCGCGAACCGCAGGCCTGATCACAAGTGCGGCAGCCATTATGATCGTCGTCTTCGCGGCATTTACCTTTGGAAGCTTCCTGGTGGTCAAGATGATCGGATTCACCCTGGCCGTTGCCGTTCTGATTGACGCCACCATCATCCGCATCATTATCGGGCCGGCATTGCTGCGTCTTGCAGGCAACTGGAACTGGTGGCCAGGTGGTCTCGATAAAAAGAAGGTGTGA
- a CDS encoding thioester reductase domain-containing protein — MPSILSQLQKLAAEHPDKLLYSYLDVDGDPIESYTYASFLLRAEAIAGYLLTDGRFAVGDRLLLAYPPGLEMICAFFGCVRAGLIPVPVYPPSSRGFQSALYKMVHIAKDCQAVGVLTSRDYHASLKTNLARSGVSTSGVDVDYISGLPWIATEEFVEANGLVPHIAPSKILFLQYTSGSTMEPKGVIVSHENILSTAALVVENESPVVVSWLPQYHDMGLIGCYLYPALRGGTTYGFAPMDFIQRPVLWFETMSKYRATSTAAPNFAYDYCLRTGRLPKETLDACDLSSLLVLMCAAEPVKPDTFTRFLEAFEPYGLKAESFYVAYGLAENTLAVTLHGRNIVSVNKRALAQGKARMTTEVSEIDTAKQIVSCGAPLAGLDLKIVDPEAHCVLEEGRIGEIWLAGNGKCQGYWNNAELTLKQFRARLVDDSPYDDGYLRTGDLGFMHRGELYVCGRIKDMVILRGQNYYPHDIENVVEKSSSLIRHNCVAAFQIHEDNEPALAIVAEVKNPKVLPDARKIATAVRNYLNVEVATIALIAPRAVPRTSSGKIMRHKTKQMWMAGEFTILSDFSRDGDVDAAQAVVNMNSPFAELKARYNLTGQETYNLIEAGLDSLDLVGFMHELKELLKDKGAELLARQVDIGLVQRVSVAELFSLADQLESAPEEAILHLREFLAAFREEQNALEMQMMREDTKLLFDPPAPAPVPKIPSPRQILLTGGTGFIGPFLMTSLLEQTEATIHVLVRASDEVQGKQRLKAAMHSMGHVPAELMEMFEARIVPVCGDLGQPGLGLMQETWDTLATEIDTVFHNGATVNYLFNYDMMREANVLGTNEILRLAFEGRSKEFNYVSTTFIHGWAHKPSLFETDCNAEMALLDFGYSQTKWVAEQVVFAAQRKGLSVRVFRPALVSPSVDGGGNNFDIAVRLVAFMVNHGIGVDTLNQVSFVPADIVANNIVAISTTPGTANQTFHVVRDEYSNMTDITRLITESTGRQFDAFLLPDFVPELIRRCRKEDLLFPLLDFLVGSVDNISSMEFKRYESSTYQAARDASTWGRPDPSLEDTVNGILKFMNRKGIISVKVREDNEESTSVALVDSNALSVTAS, encoded by the coding sequence ATGCCGTCGATTTTGAGCCAACTGCAAAAGCTTGCAGCTGAGCACCCGGACAAGTTGTTGTACTCATACCTTGACGTGGACGGCGATCCGATCGAAAGCTACACGTACGCCTCATTTCTCCTCCGCGCGGAGGCGATTGCCGGGTATTTGTTGACCGACGGTCGATTCGCAGTGGGCGACCGCCTGCTGCTTGCCTACCCGCCCGGACTTGAGATGATCTGCGCATTCTTCGGCTGCGTTCGCGCAGGGCTCATCCCCGTGCCCGTGTATCCACCGAGTTCGCGGGGCTTCCAAAGCGCGCTGTACAAGATGGTCCACATTGCGAAGGATTGCCAGGCAGTCGGCGTTCTTACCAGCAGGGACTATCACGCTTCACTCAAAACAAACCTTGCACGCAGCGGCGTATCCACCTCCGGCGTGGATGTCGACTACATCTCGGGTCTTCCCTGGATCGCAACAGAAGAGTTCGTGGAAGCGAATGGTCTTGTCCCGCATATTGCGCCCTCGAAAATCCTCTTCCTGCAGTACACGTCCGGTTCCACGATGGAGCCCAAGGGCGTCATCGTCTCGCACGAAAACATTCTGAGTACAGCAGCGCTCGTGGTCGAGAATGAATCGCCTGTCGTCGTCTCCTGGCTGCCGCAGTATCACGACATGGGCCTGATCGGCTGCTACTTATATCCCGCGCTGCGTGGCGGCACGACATACGGTTTCGCGCCCATGGACTTTATTCAGCGACCGGTGCTGTGGTTCGAGACGATGTCAAAGTATCGCGCCACCTCCACCGCTGCCCCGAACTTTGCGTATGACTATTGCCTGCGTACCGGCCGTCTGCCCAAGGAAACGCTGGATGCCTGCGATTTGAGTTCGCTGCTGGTACTGATGTGCGCCGCGGAACCCGTGAAGCCGGACACATTCACACGATTTCTGGAAGCATTTGAGCCCTACGGTCTGAAGGCCGAGAGCTTTTATGTTGCCTATGGACTGGCGGAGAATACCCTCGCCGTCACACTTCACGGTCGCAACATCGTCTCGGTCAACAAGCGTGCGCTTGCACAGGGCAAAGCTCGCATGACCACCGAGGTCTCCGAGATCGACACAGCAAAGCAGATCGTCAGCTGCGGTGCGCCGCTTGCAGGCCTCGATCTGAAAATCGTCGACCCCGAAGCGCATTGCGTGCTTGAAGAAGGACGCATCGGTGAAATCTGGCTGGCTGGCAACGGCAAGTGCCAGGGCTACTGGAACAATGCCGAGCTGACACTGAAGCAGTTCCGGGCGCGACTTGTGGACGACAGTCCCTATGACGACGGCTATCTGCGCACCGGCGATCTCGGCTTTATGCACCGTGGCGAACTCTACGTCTGCGGTCGTATCAAGGACATGGTCATTCTCCGCGGGCAGAACTACTATCCGCACGACATCGAGAATGTCGTCGAAAAGTCGTCCAGCCTCATCCGACACAACTGTGTGGCCGCGTTCCAGATCCACGAAGACAATGAACCGGCGCTTGCCATCGTCGCCGAAGTGAAGAACCCAAAGGTGCTGCCGGACGCTCGTAAGATCGCGACTGCCGTGCGGAACTATCTGAATGTTGAAGTCGCAACGATCGCACTGATCGCACCGCGAGCTGTGCCACGGACCAGCTCAGGCAAGATCATGCGCCACAAGACCAAGCAGATGTGGATGGCCGGTGAATTCACCATCCTCTCGGACTTCTCGCGAGATGGCGACGTGGATGCAGCACAGGCCGTTGTCAACATGAACTCGCCTTTTGCGGAGTTGAAGGCGCGCTACAACCTGACCGGACAGGAAACGTACAACCTGATTGAGGCTGGGCTCGATTCGCTGGATCTTGTCGGCTTCATGCATGAGTTGAAAGAACTGTTGAAAGACAAGGGTGCCGAGTTGCTGGCACGGCAGGTGGATATTGGCCTCGTACAGCGCGTCAGCGTTGCGGAGCTGTTCAGCCTTGCCGACCAGTTGGAGAGCGCACCGGAAGAAGCTATTCTGCATCTGCGCGAGTTCCTCGCGGCCTTCCGCGAAGAGCAAAACGCGCTCGAAATGCAGATGATGCGCGAAGACACGAAGCTCCTCTTCGACCCGCCCGCACCTGCGCCCGTTCCAAAAATTCCGTCGCCACGCCAGATCCTGCTCACCGGAGGCACCGGCTTCATTGGGCCGTTCCTGATGACGAGCCTGCTTGAGCAGACGGAAGCGACGATCCACGTGCTCGTCCGCGCCTCTGATGAAGTTCAGGGCAAGCAGCGCCTGAAAGCCGCGATGCATTCCATGGGCCACGTTCCAGCAGAGTTGATGGAGATGTTCGAGGCTCGCATCGTGCCTGTCTGTGGCGATCTTGGCCAGCCAGGTCTTGGTCTGATGCAGGAGACGTGGGACACACTCGCCACGGAAATCGACACGGTCTTCCATAACGGCGCGACCGTCAACTACCTGTTCAACTACGACATGATGCGCGAAGCGAATGTGCTTGGAACGAACGAGATCCTGCGCCTCGCCTTTGAAGGCCGCTCGAAGGAGTTCAACTACGTTTCGACCACATTCATTCATGGTTGGGCGCATAAGCCCAGCCTGTTTGAGACTGACTGCAATGCGGAGATGGCGCTGCTCGATTTCGGCTACAGCCAGACCAAATGGGTTGCGGAACAGGTGGTCTTCGCAGCGCAGCGCAAGGGCCTGTCCGTGCGCGTCTTCCGTCCGGCGCTCGTCAGCCCATCCGTCGATGGCGGCGGCAACAATTTCGATATTGCCGTTCGCCTGGTTGCCTTCATGGTGAACCACGGCATTGGGGTGGATACGCTCAACCAGGTCAGCTTTGTTCCGGCGGACATTGTCGCGAATAACATCGTTGCTATCTCGACCACTCCAGGCACGGCCAATCAAACGTTTCACGTGGTGCGCGACGAATACTCGAACATGACCGACATCACCCGGCTGATCACGGAATCCACCGGGCGACAGTTCGATGCGTTCCTATTGCCGGATTTCGTTCCAGAGCTCATCCGCCGCTGCCGCAAGGAAGATCTTCTCTTCCCGCTGCTGGACTTCCTTGTGGGTTCGGTCGACAACATCTCGTCGATGGAGTTCAAACGCTACGAAAGTTCGACATATCAGGCAGCGCGCGATGCCTCGACATGGGGCAGGCCCGATCCATCACTCGAAGACACAGTGAACGGCATCTTGAAATTCATGAACCGTAAGGGGATTATTTCCGTCAAAGTTCGCGAGGACAATGAAGAGTCAACGAGTGTGGCTCTCGTTGACTCCAATGCCCTTTCCGTCACCGCTTCTTAA